A region from the Phycisphaerales bacterium genome encodes:
- a CDS encoding HIT family protein: protein MPPSTPQSSASGCPLCDRGKAIDAKDPAALVDHIATFTHCHAILSENQGTLAGRGPNSPSGSGGWVVLVLRHHAASHPEHLADLPIETQAEIFAEVARVAHAIRTVFGPVRINYECLGNVVPHIHWHVIPRDPTDPSDPDPRKPVWGWSEAQLKGTLTPAQRLALRDRLRAALR, encoded by the coding sequence ATGCCCCCCAGCACCCCTCAAAGTTCGGCCTCTGGTTGCCCCCTGTGCGATCGCGGCAAGGCCATCGACGCCAAGGACCCCGCCGCCCTCGTGGACCACATCGCCACGTTCACCCACTGTCACGCAATCCTGAGCGAGAACCAGGGCACCCTCGCCGGCCGCGGTCCCAACTCTCCATCCGGCTCCGGCGGCTGGGTCGTCCTCGTCCTCCGCCACCACGCCGCCTCCCACCCAGAGCACCTCGCCGACCTCCCCATCGAGACGCAAGCCGAGATCTTCGCCGAGGTCGCTCGCGTCGCCCACGCCATCCGCACGGTCTTCGGCCCTGTCCGAATCAACTACGAGTGCCTCGGCAACGTCGTTCCCCACATCCACTGGCACGTCATCCCCCGCGACCCGACCGACCCCAGCGACCCCGACCCCAGGAAACCCGTCTGGGGCTGGAGCGAAGCCCAACTCAAGGGCACCCTCACGCCAGCGCAGCGACTCGCCCTCCGCGACCGCCTGCGTGCCGCGCTTCGGTGA